In the Deltaproteobacteria bacterium genome, one interval contains:
- a CDS encoding glycosyltransferase family 4 protein → MPLRRQQNHPKRVLMVTVDFPPMSGGMSEHALGIVAGLTEQGGEVYVLAPNVPGMDRDVPDLQGKRVYRYPLRDSLIGNIVVITLFAVYILVRHGIRIVVNNTWSPCGIVSFLLSHLLRVRYFVFAHGLDVLEPQRSKFFKRWMIRVFQRADGILPVSRFTAEAIRGLGISGERITVVPNGIHPEKWAADTDPSRLAAQLGIRNKTVLLTVSRLVKRKGHDTVIGAVKKLSPEFPELVYLIVGEGPERSRLETLVKDLRIEDRVIFAGFVEEQSLPAYYSLCDLFVLTPVEIEEDGDVEGFGIVYLEANAMGKAVIGSRSGGIQDAVVHEETGLLVTPDDIESLSGAIRFLLKENTFRRQLGRQGRERVYSEYTWSRIASRLNRIIAA, encoded by the coding sequence ATGCCGTTGCGAAGACAACAGAATCACCCTAAGCGGGTCCTGATGGTGACGGTTGATTTTCCGCCGATGTCGGGGGGGATGTCGGAGCACGCCCTCGGGATCGTTGCCGGGCTTACGGAACAAGGGGGCGAGGTCTATGTACTCGCTCCGAACGTACCCGGCATGGACCGGGATGTTCCGGATTTGCAAGGGAAAAGAGTCTACCGATACCCGTTGCGGGATTCTTTGATCGGCAATATTGTCGTGATCACCCTCTTTGCCGTGTACATCCTGGTTCGGCACGGAATCCGGATTGTCGTGAATAACACCTGGTCCCCTTGCGGGATCGTCTCCTTTCTGTTGTCTCATCTCCTGAGGGTTCGCTATTTTGTCTTTGCCCACGGACTGGATGTTCTTGAACCTCAGCGGAGCAAATTTTTCAAACGCTGGATGATTCGGGTCTTTCAGCGCGCCGACGGGATATTGCCGGTGAGCCGTTTTACCGCGGAGGCGATTCGGGGATTGGGGATATCGGGAGAGCGGATCACTGTCGTTCCCAACGGGATCCATCCGGAAAAATGGGCGGCGGATACGGACCCGTCCCGGCTGGCGGCTCAGCTTGGAATCCGTAACAAAACGGTTCTCCTGACGGTTTCCAGACTGGTCAAGCGGAAAGGGCATGATACGGTGATCGGTGCGGTAAAAAAACTCTCCCCGGAGTTCCCGGAACTGGTCTATCTCATCGTTGGAGAGGGACCGGAAAGAAGCCGATTGGAAACCCTGGTCAAAGATCTCCGGATCGAAGACCGGGTCATCTTTGCCGGGTTTGTAGAAGAACAATCTCTTCCCGCCTATTATTCCTTGTGCGATCTCTTTGTGCTGACCCCGGTGGAAATCGAGGAAGACGGGGACGTGGAGGGGTTCGGGATTGTCTATCTGGAAGCGAACGCCATGGGGAAAGCCGTCATCGGGTCTCGTTCCGGCGGGATTCAGGATGCCGTCGTACATGAGGAAACCGGCCTGCTCGTCACGCCGGATGATATCGAGTCGCTTTCGGGGGCCATACGGTTTCTTTTGAAGGAAAACACTTTCCGACGACAGTTGGGCCGGCAAGGCAGGGAGCGAGTCTATTCGGAGTATACCTGGAGCCGAATCGCATCACGCCTCAACCGGATCATTGCAGCCTGA